One stretch of Pongo abelii isolate AG06213 chromosome Y, NHGRI_mPonAbe1-v2.0_pri, whole genome shotgun sequence DNA includes these proteins:
- the LOC129053503 gene encoding testis-specific chromodomain protein Y 1-like, producing the protein MHHSIAAISHNFHYTSGDEIEEVHPYAEPGEELEAERSGDVETQLTKCWHSNCSNPMSFLMASQEFEVESIVDKRQDKNGNTEYLVWWKGYDEQDDTWEPEQHLRNCEKCILDFNRRQTEKQKKLTWTRTSRIFSNNARRRTSRSTKVGYSKNSPKTLVTDKHHRSKNSKLFAASKIIRRKASSILSDTNNREIINSTIKTLAPESPFNDKKTVSGFQKLEKLDPIAADQQDTVVFKVTEGKLLHDPLSHPGAEQPRIENKTQIHPPMSQMSGSVTASMATGSATQKGIVVLIDPLAANGKTDMHTSVPRVKGGQINITDDSRDQPFIKKMYFTIKLTESASTYRDIVVKKEDGFTQIVLSTRSTEKNALNTEVIKEIVNALNNATVGDSKLVLFSAAGSVFCCGLDFGYFVKHLRNDRNRASLEMVDTIKNCVNTFIQFKKPIVVSVNGPAIGLGASILPLCDLVWANEKAWFQTPYTTFGQSPDGCSTITFQKMMGKASANEMLFAGRKLTAREACAKGLVSQVVLSGTFTQEVMIQIKELASYNQIVLEESKALVRCNIKLELEQANERECEVLRKIWRSAQGTESMLKYVENKTVEF; encoded by the coding sequence ATGCACCATAGCATAGCTGCTATTTCACACAATTTTCACTACACCAGTGGTGACGAAATAGAAGAGGTTCATCCATATGCAGAACCTggtgaagaactggaggcagaaaggagtGGCGATGTGGAGACACAACTGACAAAATGTTGGCACAGCAACTGCTCCAATCCTATGTCTTTCCTCATGgcttcccaggagtttgaggttgaaagTATTGTTGACAAAAGACAAGATAAAAATGGGAATACAGAGTATTTGGTTTGGTGGAAAGGTTACGACGAACAGGATGACACTTGGGAACCAGAGCAGCACCTCAGGAACTGTGAAAAATGTATACTTGATTTTAATAGACgacagactgaaaaacagaaaaaactgacATGGACTAGAACCAGtagaattttttcaaacaatgcCAGAAGAAGAACTTCTAGATCTACAAAAGTGGGCTATTCTAAGAACTCTCCTAAAACGCTAGTGACGGATAAACACCACAGATCCAAAAACAGCAAGTTATTTGCTGCCAGCAAGATCATTAGGAGAAAGGCATCTTCAATTCTCTCCGACACAAATAATAGGGAGATAATAAATTCAACTATCAAGACGCTTGCACCTGAAAGCCCCTTTAACGACAAGAAAACTGTGAGTGGCTTTCAGAAACTTGAGAAACTGGACCCTATTGCAGCAGATCAGCAGGACACAGTGGTCTTCAAGGTGACAGAAGGGAAACTCCTCCACGACCCTTTGTCACATCCTGGTGCAGAACAGCCTAGAATAGAGAACAAGACTCAGATACACCCACCAATGTCGCAGATGTCTGGCTCAGTTACTGCTTCAATGGCCACAGGTTCAGCTACCCAAAAAGGTATAGTGGTATTAATAGACCCATTAGCAGCCAATGGAAAAACAGACATGCATACCTCAGTTCCAAGAGTGAAAGGTGGGCAAATAAATATTACTGATGACAGCAGAGACCAGCCTTTTATCAAGAAGATGTACTTTACCATAAAGCTAACAGAAAGTGCCAGCACATACAGAGACATTGtagtgaagaaagaggatggattcACCCAGATAGTGCTATCAACTAGatccacagaaaaaaatgcactgaatacagaagtaattaaagaaatagtTAATGCTCTTAATAATGCTACTGTGGGTGACAGCAAGCTCGTGCTGTTCAGTGCAGCTGGAAGTGTCTTTTGCTGCGGTCTTGATTTTGGGTACTTTGTGAAGCACTTAAGgaatgacagaaacagagcaaGCCTTGAAATGGTGGATACCATCAAGAACTGTGTGAAtacttttattcaatttaaaaagcctattgtTGTATCAGTCAATGGCCCTGCCATTGGACTAGGTGCATCCATCCTGCCTCTTTGTGATCTCGTGTGGGCTAATGAAAAGGCTTGGTTCCAAACCCCTTATACGACCTTTGgacagagtccagatggctgttcaactattacatttcaaaaaatgatgggtaaagcatctgccaatgaaatgttatttgctGGGCGAAAGCTGACAGCACGGGAGGCATGTGCCAAAGGCCTGGTCTCTCAGGTAGTTTTGAGTGGAACTTTCACCCAAGAGGTTATGATTCAAATTAAGGAGCTTGCCTCATATAATCAAATTGTACTGGAAGAATCTAAGGCCCTTGTTCGCTGTAATATTAAGTTAGAGTTGGAACAGGCCaatgagagagagtgtgaggTGCTGAGGAAGATCTGGAGGTCAGCCCAAGGGACAGAATCCATGTTaaagtatgttgaaaataaaactgtTGAGTTTTAA